In a single window of the Amycolatopsis sp. cg5 genome:
- a CDS encoding MFS transporter, whose amino-acid sequence MAGEGAKSASPRLIVVVLASCGLVASFMQTLVVPLIPSFPRLLNASATDASWVVTVTLLAAAVVTPVSGRLGDLYGKRRILLASLGLLIIGSVLSALTSDLGLMIAGRGLQGCAMGVIPLGISIMRDELPPDRIGAAIALMSATLGVGGAIGLPVAAVVAENADWHVLFWGAGALAAICGLLILKLVPESPVRTPAPFDYLGTVGLSAGLLCLLLPIVKGTEWGWASPLTLGLGGASVLIFLGWGFYQLRRRDPLVDLRVSARRPVLFTNLASVLVGFAMYASALSFPQLLQAPSSTGYGLGQSMVQTGLLLAPNGLVMMVLSPVSARLAKRFGARLTLMLGAVVIALGYLFATALMDNVFEIVVATVIIGAGVGIAYSAMPALIMGAVPVTETASANGVNSLMRAFGTSASSAVMATMLAHMTITVGALTVPSLTGFRATFLVGAAAAVAGLVLTAVIPRKDRNRGNPVPALASSAV is encoded by the coding sequence ATGGCTGGCGAAGGTGCGAAGAGTGCTTCGCCGAGGTTGATCGTGGTCGTGCTGGCGTCGTGCGGGCTGGTGGCGTCGTTCATGCAGACGCTGGTCGTTCCGCTGATCCCGTCGTTTCCCCGGCTGCTGAACGCTTCGGCGACCGACGCGTCGTGGGTGGTCACGGTGACGCTGCTCGCGGCGGCCGTGGTCACGCCCGTCAGCGGGCGGCTGGGCGACCTCTACGGCAAGCGCCGGATCCTGCTGGCGAGTCTCGGATTGCTGATCATCGGGTCCGTTTTGTCCGCGCTGACCAGTGATCTGGGCCTGATGATCGCCGGGCGCGGGCTGCAGGGCTGCGCCATGGGCGTCATCCCGCTGGGCATCAGCATCATGCGCGACGAGCTGCCGCCGGACCGGATCGGCGCCGCGATCGCGTTGATGAGCGCGACGCTCGGCGTCGGCGGCGCGATCGGGCTGCCGGTCGCGGCCGTCGTCGCGGAGAACGCCGACTGGCACGTGCTGTTCTGGGGCGCGGGCGCGCTGGCCGCGATCTGCGGGCTGCTGATCTTGAAGCTGGTGCCCGAATCCCCGGTCCGCACGCCCGCGCCGTTCGACTATCTCGGCACCGTCGGGCTTTCCGCCGGGTTGCTGTGCCTGCTGCTGCCGATCGTCAAGGGCACCGAATGGGGCTGGGCCAGCCCGCTGACGCTGGGACTCGGCGGCGCGTCCGTGCTGATCTTCCTCGGCTGGGGCTTCTACCAGCTGCGCAGGCGGGACCCGCTCGTCGACCTGCGGGTGTCGGCGCGGCGGCCGGTGCTGTTCACCAACCTCGCCTCCGTGCTGGTCGGGTTCGCGATGTACGCGTCCGCGCTGTCGTTCCCGCAGCTGCTGCAGGCGCCGTCGTCGACCGGGTACGGGCTCGGCCAGAGCATGGTCCAGACCGGACTGCTGCTCGCGCCGAACGGGCTGGTGATGATGGTGCTGTCGCCGGTGTCGGCCAGGCTGGCGAAGCGGTTCGGCGCGCGGCTGACGCTCATGCTCGGCGCGGTCGTGATCGCGCTCGGCTATCTCTTCGCGACCGCGTTGATGGACAACGTCTTCGAGATCGTCGTGGCGACCGTGATCATCGGGGCCGGGGTCGGCATCGCGTACTCGGCGATGCCCGCGTTGATCATGGGCGCGGTGCCCGTCACCGAGACCGCCTCCGCCAACGGCGTCAACTCGCTCATGCGCGCGTTCGGCACCTCGGCGTCGAGCGCGGTGATGGCCACGATGCTCGCGCACATGACGATCACCGTCGGCGCGCTGA
- a CDS encoding DUF3761 domain-containing protein: protein MRHAFLKTASGLVLGFAVLTGCGAVATPATVLTTTTSTPETSTYPLQTAPASTTTSAPVVSTTTSTSAPAVQPFVPQAPTPAPKATSAKKAAAAECGGDYYRNVDGNCVHRPGGSPAGASAKCKDGTYSYSQNRRGTCSGHGGVATWL, encoded by the coding sequence GTGCGGCACGCATTCCTGAAGACCGCCAGCGGTCTGGTGCTCGGTTTCGCCGTGTTGACCGGCTGCGGCGCCGTCGCGACGCCCGCCACGGTGCTCACCACGACGACGAGCACGCCTGAGACGTCGACCTACCCGCTGCAAACCGCGCCCGCCAGCACGACGACGTCAGCGCCGGTCGTCTCCACCACGACGAGCACCAGCGCGCCCGCGGTGCAGCCGTTCGTGCCGCAGGCGCCGACACCCGCGCCCAAGGCGACGTCGGCCAAGAAGGCGGCGGCCGCCGAATGCGGCGGCGACTACTACCGCAACGTCGACGGGAACTGCGTTCACCGTCCCGGCGGCAGCCCGGCGGGCGCGTCCGCCAAGTGCAAGGACGGCACCTACTCCTACAGCCAGAACCGCAGGGGCACCTGCTCGGGCCACGGCGGCGTGGCGACCTGGCTCTAG
- a CDS encoding sensor histidine kinase: protein MTIRYPAEIAVAVAVLAGSVLAALNDPETPRLAALGWVLTVAACAALFARHRFPVAVTAFTLCCCAVYYPLTDPDGIVILTFAFALYSSAADGHVRAAAGLAAASMLGVTVGELSSTSGRHVDNFAFFLMTGWFIAVVAVGAVTHYRREAERSKEDEARRRATEERLRIARELHDVLGHNLALINVQAGAALHSKDPDQAQDALGTIKRTSKEALQELRATLGMLRQADTASVSRISELAEAVRASGLTVRTEIDVKTLPPDVDLAAFRIVQEALTNVTRHAAASTVTVRVRDTGHDVSVQIEDDGRGGAARPGNGIRGMTERAEALGGELTATASETGFRVHARLPR from the coding sequence GTGACGATCCGGTATCCGGCCGAGATCGCGGTCGCCGTCGCGGTGCTCGCGGGTTCCGTGCTGGCCGCGCTCAACGATCCCGAGACGCCCAGGCTGGCCGCGCTCGGCTGGGTGCTGACCGTGGCCGCGTGCGCCGCGTTGTTCGCGAGGCACCGGTTCCCCGTCGCGGTCACCGCGTTCACGTTGTGCTGCTGCGCCGTGTACTACCCGCTGACCGATCCCGACGGCATCGTCATCCTGACGTTCGCGTTCGCGCTGTACAGCTCGGCCGCCGACGGGCACGTCCGAGCCGCGGCAGGACTCGCGGCCGCGTCGATGCTCGGGGTGACCGTCGGCGAACTCAGCTCGACGAGCGGTCGACATGTCGACAACTTCGCGTTCTTCCTGATGACCGGGTGGTTCATCGCCGTCGTCGCGGTCGGCGCCGTGACGCACTACCGGCGCGAGGCCGAACGGTCCAAAGAGGACGAAGCACGGCGCAGGGCGACCGAGGAACGGCTGCGCATCGCGCGCGAGCTGCACGACGTGCTCGGGCACAACCTCGCGCTGATCAACGTGCAGGCGGGCGCCGCGTTGCACAGCAAGGACCCAGACCAGGCGCAGGACGCGCTCGGCACGATCAAGCGCACCAGCAAGGAAGCGCTCCAGGAACTGCGCGCGACGCTCGGCATGCTGCGGCAGGCGGACACCGCGAGCGTGTCGCGGATCAGCGAACTCGCCGAGGCCGTGCGCGCGAGCGGGCTCACCGTGCGCACCGAGATCGACGTCAAGACGCTGCCGCCGGACGTCGACCTCGCCGCGTTCCGGATCGTGCAGGAGGCGCTCACCAACGTGACCCGCCACGCCGCCGCCAGCACCGTCACCGTGCGCGTCCGCGACACCGGCCATGATGTGTCGGTGCAGATCGAAGACGACGGCCGGGGCGGCGCCGCGCGTCCCGGCAACGGGATCCGCGGGATGACCGAGCGGGCCGAGGCGCTCGGCGGCGAGCTGACGGCGACCGCGTCGGAGACCGGGTTCCGGGTCCACGCGAGGCTGCCGCGATGA
- a CDS encoding response regulator encodes MIRVLLVDDQTLVRAGFKSILDGEADIRVVAEAADGKQALTQAHEHQPDVVLMDIRMPGMDGLTATRHLLADPKLTGTKVVILTTFDLDDEVYGALRAGASGFLVKDTEPMELIHGVRVVARGDALLAPSITRRLISEFAGRSGRPAPSPRLAALTEREREVMTLVATGLSNDEIAARLVLSPATAKTHVSRIMTKLDVRDRAQLVVLAYESAMITPKWLSGD; translated from the coding sequence ATGATCCGGGTGCTGCTGGTGGACGACCAGACCCTCGTCCGCGCCGGTTTCAAGTCCATTTTGGACGGTGAGGCCGACATCCGGGTCGTCGCCGAGGCCGCCGACGGCAAGCAGGCGCTCACCCAGGCACATGAGCACCAGCCGGACGTCGTGCTGATGGACATCCGGATGCCCGGTATGGACGGGCTCACCGCCACCCGCCATCTGCTCGCCGACCCGAAGCTGACCGGCACCAAGGTCGTCATCCTCACCACCTTCGACCTCGACGACGAGGTCTACGGCGCGCTGCGGGCGGGCGCGAGCGGGTTCCTGGTCAAGGACACCGAGCCGATGGAGCTCATCCACGGCGTGCGGGTGGTCGCGCGGGGCGACGCGCTGCTCGCGCCGTCGATCACCCGGCGGCTGATCTCGGAGTTCGCGGGCCGGTCCGGCCGCCCGGCGCCGTCGCCGCGGCTGGCCGCGCTCACCGAACGCGAGCGCGAGGTCATGACGCTGGTCGCGACCGGGCTGTCCAACGACGAGATCGCCGCCCGGCTCGTGCTCAGCCCGGCCACCGCGAAGACACACGTCAGCCGGATCATGACCAAGCTGGACGTCCGCGATCGTGCGCAATTGGTCGTGCTGGCCTACGAATCGGCCATGATCACGCCGAAATGGCTTTCCGGCGATTGA
- a CDS encoding tautomerase family protein: MPHIAIYGREQHLSSIQDELYECVRSSMEDAWGVREEDQIQRFIKLKDEDFRFKGAYSGKLTYIEILMLEGRDAELKKKFIRTLYARVAERCGIDGQDLEIMMHETQRASCGFGGRPADEIG, translated from the coding sequence ATGCCGCACATCGCGATTTACGGCCGTGAGCAACACCTTTCGTCCATTCAGGACGAGCTGTACGAGTGCGTTCGCAGCAGCATGGAAGACGCGTGGGGCGTGCGCGAAGAGGACCAGATCCAGCGGTTCATCAAGCTGAAGGACGAGGACTTCCGCTTCAAAGGCGCGTACAGCGGCAAGCTGACCTACATCGAGATCCTCATGCTCGAAGGCCGCGACGCCGAGCTCAAGAAGAAGTTCATCCGGACGCTCTACGCACGCGTCGCCGAGCGCTGTGGGATCGACGGCCAGGACCTCGAGATCATGATGCACGAGACCCAGCGGGCGAGCTGCGGCTTCGGCGGGCGGCCCGCCGACGAAATCGGTTAG
- the hisS gene encoding histidine--tRNA ligase, with amino-acid sequence MKIDNSPARGTRDLLPGVVAHRDHVLATISEVYRRYGYERIETPALEAITRLTGGEGGENAKLVYQVLKRGLPEQVEAETPLNDLIDLGLRFDLTVPLTRFYGNNQANLPLPFRSFQVGPVWRAERPQKGRYRQFYQCDIDLIGEESVLAEAELIEATTEALAAVGLTDSTVRLSDRRFLSALAEHAGFAEEDWMPFFITLDKLDKIGWDGVRAELVEKRGLPESAVKTALDGIERLRDLPASKVAESLKDVVPNLDEQVVSDLATTAASLDRLDGIAWAFDPTLVRGMGYYTGQIFEVSHPSTTSSLAGGGRYDKLVGRSLGKDVPACGFSIGFERIVDLLEQKLDRPKTAVLYESDVAVPDALAAARRLRAEHGEVSAIKRSGKFPAQLKRLEDWGFTAFAHLRADGESEVRQLR; translated from the coding sequence GTGAAGATCGACAACAGTCCCGCCCGTGGCACCCGCGACCTGCTACCTGGGGTTGTCGCGCATCGGGACCACGTGCTCGCCACGATCTCCGAGGTCTACCGGCGCTACGGCTACGAGCGCATCGAGACCCCGGCGCTGGAGGCCATCACCCGGCTGACCGGCGGTGAGGGCGGCGAGAACGCCAAGCTCGTCTACCAGGTGCTCAAGCGCGGCCTGCCCGAGCAGGTCGAGGCCGAGACGCCGCTGAACGACCTGATCGACCTGGGCCTGCGGTTCGACCTGACGGTCCCGCTCACCCGGTTCTACGGCAACAACCAGGCGAACCTGCCGCTGCCGTTCCGGTCGTTCCAGGTCGGCCCGGTCTGGCGCGCCGAGCGGCCGCAGAAGGGCCGCTACCGGCAGTTCTACCAGTGCGACATCGACCTGATCGGCGAGGAGTCCGTGCTCGCCGAGGCCGAGCTGATCGAGGCCACCACCGAGGCGCTCGCCGCGGTCGGCCTCACCGACAGCACGGTCCGGCTCTCCGACCGGCGGTTCCTCTCGGCGCTCGCCGAGCACGCGGGATTCGCCGAAGAGGACTGGATGCCGTTCTTCATCACGCTGGACAAGCTCGACAAGATCGGCTGGGACGGCGTCCGCGCCGAGCTGGTCGAGAAGCGCGGGCTGCCCGAGAGCGCGGTCAAGACGGCGCTGGACGGCATCGAGCGCCTGCGTGACCTGCCCGCGTCGAAGGTCGCCGAGAGCCTGAAGGACGTCGTGCCGAACCTCGACGAGCAGGTCGTGTCCGACCTGGCCACCACGGCCGCGAGCCTCGACCGGCTCGACGGCATCGCGTGGGCGTTCGACCCGACGCTGGTGCGCGGCATGGGCTACTACACCGGCCAGATCTTCGAGGTCAGCCACCCGTCGACGACGTCGTCGCTGGCCGGCGGCGGCCGCTACGACAAGCTCGTCGGCCGCTCGCTGGGCAAGGACGTGCCCGCCTGCGGGTTCTCGATCGGCTTCGAGCGGATCGTGGACCTGCTGGAGCAGAAGCTCGACCGCCCGAAGACCGCGGTGCTCTACGAAAGCGACGTCGCGGTGCCGGACGCGCTCGCCGCGGCCCGCCGCCTGCGCGCCGAGCACGGCGAGGTTTCGGCGATCAAGCGCAGCGGCAAGTTCCCGGCCCAGCTGAAGCGGCTCGAAGACTGGGGCTTCACCGCCTTCGCGCACCTGCGTGCCGACGGCGAGTCCGAGGTGCGCCAACTCCGGTAG